One region of Carya illinoinensis cultivar Pawnee chromosome 8, C.illinoinensisPawnee_v1, whole genome shotgun sequence genomic DNA includes:
- the LOC122274147 gene encoding probable mannitol dehydrogenase isoform X1: MAKSPEEEHPRKAFGWAARDTSGVLSPFKFSRRATGDKDVTFRVLYCGICHSDLHMLKNDWGYSTYPLVPGHEIVGVVTEVGSKVENFKIGDKVGVGCVVGACHSCNNCANNLENYCPKSIQTYGFKYHDGTITYGGYSDIMVADEHYVIRIPDNLPLDGCAPLLCAGITVYSPMKFYGLDKPGMQVGVVGLGGLGHVAVKFAKAMGVKVTVISTSPKKKKEALEKLGADSFLVSSDQDEMQAAQGKLDGIIDTVAAMHPLAPLLGLLKSNGKLVLVGAPEKPLELPVFPLIMGRKTVGGSLTGGIKETQEMIDFAAKHNITSEIEVIPMDYVNTAMERLRKADVRYRFVIDIGNTLKSN; the protein is encoded by the exons ATGGCGAAGTCACCAGAGGAAGAGCACCCTAGGAAAGCCTTTGGATGGGCAGCCAGAGATACCTCTGGGGTCCTCTCTCCCTTCAAATTCTCTAGAAG GGCAACTGGGGACAAGGACGTAACGTTCAGAGTTCTTTATTGTGGGATATGCCACTCGGATCTTCACATGCTGAAGAATGATTGGGGTTATTCCACCTACCCACTCGTCCCTGG GCATGAGATTGTGGGTGTAGTGACAGAGGTGGGGAGCAAGGTAGAAAACTTCAAAATTGGAGACAAGGTTGGCGTAGGCTGCGTAGTTGGGGCCTGTCATTCGTGCAATAACTGCGCAAACAACCTTGAGAATTACTGCCCAAAATCGATCCAAACCTATGGATTCAAGTACCATGATGGAACCATCACATATGGAGGCTACTCTGATATCATGGTCGCGGACGAGCACTATGTGATCCGTATTCCGGACAATCTGCCGCTTGATGGTTGTGCCCCTCTCCTATGTGCCGGGATCACAGTCTATAGCCCCATGAAATTTTATGGGCTTGATAAACCTGGTATGCAAGTGGGTGTGGTTGGCCTTGGAGGGCTAGGCCATGTGGCTGTGAAGTTTGCCAAAGCTATGGGGGTTAAGGTGACAGTGATCAGTACCTcgccaaagaagaagaaggaagccTTGGAAAAACTTGGTGCGGATTCGTTTTTGGTGAGCAGTGACCAAGATGAAATGCAG GCTGCCCAGGGTAAATTGGACGGAATCATTGATACGGTTGCCGCAATGCACCCTCTCGCACCTCTACTTGGCCTGTTGAAGTCAAACGGAAAGCTTGTCTTGGTTGGTGCACCAGAGAAGCCGCTTGAGCTACCAGTCTTTCCTTTAATCATGG GAAGGAAGACAGTGGGTGGTAGTCTTACTGGAGGAATCAAGGAGACGCAAGAAATGATTGATTTTGCAGCCAAACACAACATTACATCCGAAATTGAGGTTATTCCAATGGATTACGTCAACACTGCCATGGAGCGCCTCCGGAAAGCAGATGTCAGATACAGATTTGTCATTGACATTGGGAACACATTGAAGTCCAACTGA
- the LOC122274147 gene encoding probable mannitol dehydrogenase isoform X2 encodes MLKNDWGYSTYPLVPGHEIVGVVTEVGSKVENFKIGDKVGVGCVVGACHSCNNCANNLENYCPKSIQTYGFKYHDGTITYGGYSDIMVADEHYVIRIPDNLPLDGCAPLLCAGITVYSPMKFYGLDKPGMQVGVVGLGGLGHVAVKFAKAMGVKVTVISTSPKKKKEALEKLGADSFLVSSDQDEMQAAQGKLDGIIDTVAAMHPLAPLLGLLKSNGKLVLVGAPEKPLELPVFPLIMGRKTVGGSLTGGIKETQEMIDFAAKHNITSEIEVIPMDYVNTAMERLRKADVRYRFVIDIGNTLKSN; translated from the exons ATGCTGAAGAATGATTGGGGTTATTCCACCTACCCACTCGTCCCTGG GCATGAGATTGTGGGTGTAGTGACAGAGGTGGGGAGCAAGGTAGAAAACTTCAAAATTGGAGACAAGGTTGGCGTAGGCTGCGTAGTTGGGGCCTGTCATTCGTGCAATAACTGCGCAAACAACCTTGAGAATTACTGCCCAAAATCGATCCAAACCTATGGATTCAAGTACCATGATGGAACCATCACATATGGAGGCTACTCTGATATCATGGTCGCGGACGAGCACTATGTGATCCGTATTCCGGACAATCTGCCGCTTGATGGTTGTGCCCCTCTCCTATGTGCCGGGATCACAGTCTATAGCCCCATGAAATTTTATGGGCTTGATAAACCTGGTATGCAAGTGGGTGTGGTTGGCCTTGGAGGGCTAGGCCATGTGGCTGTGAAGTTTGCCAAAGCTATGGGGGTTAAGGTGACAGTGATCAGTACCTcgccaaagaagaagaaggaagccTTGGAAAAACTTGGTGCGGATTCGTTTTTGGTGAGCAGTGACCAAGATGAAATGCAG GCTGCCCAGGGTAAATTGGACGGAATCATTGATACGGTTGCCGCAATGCACCCTCTCGCACCTCTACTTGGCCTGTTGAAGTCAAACGGAAAGCTTGTCTTGGTTGGTGCACCAGAGAAGCCGCTTGAGCTACCAGTCTTTCCTTTAATCATGG GAAGGAAGACAGTGGGTGGTAGTCTTACTGGAGGAATCAAGGAGACGCAAGAAATGATTGATTTTGCAGCCAAACACAACATTACATCCGAAATTGAGGTTATTCCAATGGATTACGTCAACACTGCCATGGAGCGCCTCCGGAAAGCAGATGTCAGATACAGATTTGTCATTGACATTGGGAACACATTGAAGTCCAACTGA